A genomic segment from Nitratiruptor sp. YY08-10 encodes:
- a CDS encoding efflux RND transporter periplasmic adaptor subunit: protein MARLILFLITAVSLFANAKVQYINLGKLYNTSAQVVTLKNLTQNIVTQIPGHIEEYFVKEGDSVKKGQKIARIKSFILSEMTSRYLTLQNEVAVLKKRYENAKALYQKGIMSYNDLAKLKTTLKDKENDLTSLGLQLKILGITKVTKPVEYYTITSHADGTVQKILVPVHTNVKSTTPLVEILSQSRYYLVAFLSVEDALRLKDVRAIFHLGPYSFKASFIKILPRVDEETAQAKLLFELPQTNKELLIGAFGDIQIESAPYKKVLAVKKSALTMLNGEWVVFLPSKEPEPHVVKLIDFVGEYAVIEGLKPNQEYIDKDIYLYKSRLLKESIGDED from the coding sequence ATGGCTAGACTTATACTATTTCTCATTACAGCAGTCTCACTCTTTGCCAATGCAAAAGTGCAGTATATCAATCTTGGCAAACTCTATAACACTAGTGCCCAGGTTGTGACGCTTAAAAATCTTACACAAAATATCGTCACCCAAATTCCTGGGCATATCGAAGAATATTTTGTCAAAGAGGGCGACAGTGTCAAAAAAGGGCAAAAAATAGCACGTATAAAGTCTTTCATCTTGAGCGAAATGACATCACGCTATTTGACTCTTCAAAATGAAGTAGCAGTTTTGAAAAAACGATACGAGAATGCAAAGGCTCTGTATCAAAAAGGGATCATGAGCTATAACGATCTAGCGAAACTCAAAACTACTCTCAAAGATAAAGAAAATGATCTTACTTCACTGGGGCTTCAACTCAAAATTCTTGGTATCACAAAGGTTACAAAACCGGTGGAGTACTATACGATTACTTCTCATGCCGATGGAACAGTGCAAAAGATTTTGGTTCCGGTGCATACCAATGTCAAAAGCACTACTCCATTGGTAGAGATTTTGAGTCAATCCCGCTACTATCTTGTAGCATTCTTAAGCGTTGAGGATGCACTGCGTCTAAAAGACGTTAGGGCGATTTTTCATCTCGGACCCTACAGTTTCAAAGCGAGTTTTATAAAAATATTACCAAGAGTGGATGAAGAGACGGCACAAGCAAAACTTCTGTTTGAACTTCCACAAACCAATAAAGAGCTTCTCATCGGAGCATTTGGCGATATTCAGATAGAGTCAGCTCCATATAAAAAAGTGCTTGCAGTTAAAAAGAGTGCGCTTACAATGTTAAATGGCGAGTGGGTTGTATTTCTTCCATCCAAAGAGCCTGAGCCACATGTTGTGAAACTTATCGATTTTGTAGGGGAGTATGCAGTAATTGAGGGATTAAAGCCAAATCAAGAGTATATCGATAAAGATATTTATCTTTACAAATCACGGCTTTTGAAAGAAAGCATCGGCGATGAGGATTAA
- a CDS encoding TolC family protein, whose translation MKRAFLLTSVAVCFVFGADFQAFKQEALEHFPKLLQQKGKIAIARENQVRLLRSLNPQLELLGSRYEDGSGFETTLQIPYRLPDYLRDLKKRAVSEVEVQKAYEAVLKARFIKNLELLYTSYVYQNKLLKPIHSQIAIYKRLLSIAEEKYAKGYGKKIDVLKLQTKLLTLQKKLIDTQNNVVKAKMQLQRYAGFSGNIEPNWFLYERFDFSGQINPAEFAWYEKNKKRFLYLAKEQSHSIKKINFTVNYEKEPNSGILRAGISIPLPINKPKQEVVIAKMKANNAALDLELLKKRFEVELQGLQKQARMIQKSLDLLQKTKKKQKELLDLYIESYKIDQSTLLDILDAQKAYISIEKEIVKKLFMLNINQIQINYIKGRYNG comes from the coding sequence ATGAAACGAGCGTTTTTGCTCACAAGTGTTGCTGTCTGCTTTGTTTTTGGAGCCGATTTTCAGGCTTTCAAACAAGAAGCTTTGGAACATTTTCCAAAGCTTCTACAACAAAAAGGAAAAATTGCGATTGCAAGAGAGAACCAAGTAAGACTTTTGCGTTCCCTCAACCCACAATTGGAACTTTTAGGAAGCAGGTATGAAGATGGTAGTGGATTTGAGACAACATTGCAGATACCCTACAGGCTGCCAGACTATCTGAGAGATCTTAAAAAAAGAGCAGTGAGTGAAGTAGAAGTGCAAAAAGCGTATGAAGCGGTTTTAAAAGCAAGATTTATAAAAAATTTGGAGCTTCTCTATACGAGCTATGTATATCAAAACAAATTACTTAAGCCTATTCATTCTCAGATAGCTATCTATAAACGACTACTTTCTATAGCAGAAGAGAAATATGCCAAAGGATATGGCAAAAAAATAGATGTGCTCAAACTTCAAACAAAATTGTTGACACTCCAAAAAAAACTTATTGATACACAAAACAATGTAGTCAAAGCTAAAATGCAATTACAAAGGTATGCCGGATTTTCTGGCAATATTGAGCCAAATTGGTTTTTGTATGAGCGTTTCGATTTTTCAGGTCAGATCAATCCAGCAGAATTTGCATGGTATGAAAAAAATAAGAAGCGCTTTTTATATTTAGCAAAAGAGCAGAGTCATTCCATAAAAAAAATAAATTTCACGGTCAATTATGAAAAAGAACCGAACTCCGGGATCCTTCGCGCTGGCATATCCATTCCTCTTCCAATCAATAAACCCAAACAAGAGGTTGTAATCGCAAAAATGAAAGCAAACAATGCTGCTTTAGATTTAGAGCTTCTAAAAAAACGCTTTGAAGTCGAGTTGCAGGGGCTTCAAAAGCAGGCCCGAATGATTCAAAAGAGTTTGGATTTGCTTCAAAAAACAAAAAAGAAGCAAAAAGAGCTTTTAGATCTTTATATTGAAAGTTACAAAATTGATCAAAGTACACTCCTTGATATTTTGGATGCTCAAAAAGCGTATATTTCTATCGAAAAAGAGATCGTGAAAAAACTCTTCATGCTCAATATCAATCAAATCCAGATAAATTACATAAAAGGACGATACAATGGCTAG
- a CDS encoding helix-turn-helix transcriptional regulator, translated as MDRLEKLAIVAKGLSDINRLKVVAFIDRYKEVCVCEVSDTLGFSQPLTSKYLKQLKDAGIVKSRKSGKWSIFSIADNYLIQPFLEELRKVEIPNIKKCIRC; from the coding sequence ATGGATCGTTTAGAAAAGTTAGCAATAGTAGCAAAAGGTTTAAGCGATATAAATAGACTAAAAGTTGTTGCATTTATCGATCGCTATAAAGAGGTGTGTGTATGTGAAGTAAGTGATACACTTGGCTTTTCGCAACCGCTTACTTCCAAATATCTCAAACAACTCAAAGATGCAGGAATTGTAAAAAGTAGAAAGTCAGGAAAATGGAGTATTTTTTCTATAGCTGATAATTATCTTATCCAGCCTTTTTTGGAAGAATTACGAAAAGTTGAAATACCAAATATCAAAAAGTGTATAAGATGCTAA
- a CDS encoding cytochrome c, whose product MKKIVAISIVLVGMLYASNGKEVYQQYCASCHNISMESVNMATMKAPPFLEVANRVKMHYPQKKDFLRFVIDYIQNPSREKGLCMPMAFKRFGTMPPIGKNMSDEEKKAVAEYLYNLSKNRGMCPTNGGK is encoded by the coding sequence ATGAAAAAGATTGTAGCTATATCGATAGTTTTAGTTGGAATGCTTTATGCATCAAATGGCAAAGAGGTTTATCAACAATATTGTGCCAGTTGTCATAACATTTCTATGGAATCAGTCAATATGGCAACGATGAAAGCACCACCCTTTTTGGAAGTTGCCAATAGAGTGAAAATGCACTATCCACAAAAAAAAGATTTTCTTCGATTTGTTATCGATTACATCCAAAATCCATCGCGTGAGAAAGGTTTATGCATGCCAATGGCGTTTAAAAGATTTGGCACAATGCCGCCAATCGGAAAAAATATGAGCGATGAAGAGAAAAAAGCGGTCGCTGAATATCTCTACAATCTCAGTAAAAACAGAGGAATGTGCCCTACAAATGGAGGCAAATAA
- a CDS encoding SO_0444 family Cu/Zn efflux transporter has product MAFVQALWELTNAMAIYILFGLVMAGILHELIPEEFIKKHLGKDNIASVIKATLFGIPIPVCSCGVIPLAQALQKSGASKGSILSFLISTPITGIDSILATFGMFGWVFTIYRIVTSFLIAIAAGIFVNLFDTQNTTQNAPKFSMQTPNQKKPTTFAIKQEESCGCSDCGCSESTKKSFSLKRALEYGFVTLLGDIAKPLFWGLIIGAAISVAIPGNLANILAQYAWLSYLLAVVIAVPMYVCATASLPIAAALMLNGVSAGAAFVFLSAGPATNTVTIGVVKKMLGTKSVIVYLATIAVGSILFGIGLDFIFSGVDVRTIVHIQKEASIFAIASSVILWGFILYFLAKEKLVKKRCCTT; this is encoded by the coding sequence ATGGCATTTGTACAAGCACTCTGGGAACTCACCAACGCCATGGCTATCTATATACTTTTTGGTCTTGTGATGGCAGGTATATTACATGAATTAATCCCTGAAGAGTTCATCAAAAAACATCTTGGTAAAGATAATATCGCTTCAGTCATAAAAGCGACACTGTTTGGTATTCCCATTCCGGTCTGTTCTTGCGGCGTCATACCTTTGGCACAGGCATTGCAAAAAAGTGGCGCAAGCAAAGGAAGTATACTAAGTTTTTTAATCTCTACTCCAATTACCGGAATTGATTCAATCTTAGCTACCTTTGGTATGTTTGGATGGGTTTTTACCATCTATCGCATCGTTACATCATTCCTGATAGCCATAGCTGCTGGTATTTTTGTCAATCTTTTTGATACCCAAAACACTACACAAAATGCTCCAAAATTCAGTATGCAAACGCCAAATCAAAAGAAACCTACAACCTTTGCAATAAAGCAAGAGGAAAGTTGTGGCTGCAGTGACTGTGGATGCAGTGAATCAACAAAGAAAAGTTTCTCACTCAAACGAGCTTTGGAGTATGGATTTGTAACCTTGCTTGGAGATATCGCAAAACCTCTCTTTTGGGGTCTTATTATTGGAGCGGCTATCAGTGTAGCGATACCAGGAAATTTAGCAAACATCCTAGCACAATATGCTTGGCTTTCTTATCTTTTAGCAGTAGTTATCGCAGTGCCTATGTATGTGTGTGCCACTGCCTCCCTGCCAATAGCAGCAGCTTTAATGTTAAATGGTGTAAGTGCTGGAGCTGCATTTGTTTTTTTGAGCGCAGGTCCAGCTACAAATACCGTTACCATAGGTGTAGTCAAAAAGATGCTTGGAACAAAATCCGTCATCGTCTACCTTGCGACTATTGCGGTAGGTTCCATTCTTTTTGGGATAGGACTCGATTTCATTTTTAGTGGGGTGGATGTAAGAACCATAGTCCATATCCAAAAAGAAGCTTCCATTTTTGCAATCGCATCCTCCGTTATCTTATGGGGTTTTATTCTCTATTTTTTGGCAAAAGAGAAACTTGTTAAAAAGCGCTGCTGCACCACATAA
- a CDS encoding FixH family protein — MKKLAILALGAMLLFAAGFQKHVKYRGFKIDIISTKPLSVGANSFLLHINKKNIKDVRVKFFMPAMPGMPYMESWANIIKNDNGYQANVKLPMGGTWQVHIFITTNSGKKYRIKTSVNI; from the coding sequence ATGAAAAAACTTGCAATTTTAGCACTCGGTGCAATGCTTCTTTTTGCAGCCGGCTTTCAAAAGCATGTCAAATACAGAGGCTTCAAGATCGATATAATCTCTACCAAACCTTTGAGTGTAGGAGCAAATTCCTTTTTGCTTCATATAAACAAAAAAAATATTAAAGATGTAAGAGTCAAGTTTTTCATGCCAGCAATGCCTGGTATGCCATATATGGAAAGCTGGGCAAATATTATAAAAAATGACAATGGCTATCAAGCTAATGTCAAATTACCTATGGGAGGAACATGGCAAGTCCATATTTTTATCACGACAAATAGCGGTAAAAAGTATCGCATAAAAACTTCGGTAAATATCTAA
- a CDS encoding TolC family protein, with the protein MKRHFIIAAIFGSLLQAQNIETIVKIALQKNNSLHAIQKLLKKMDIEYKKAKNWKNPTLKISINDLRLDRPFSRDLEPMQTQQISITQKIPTFGKKEFDAKLVKQKKQVIFKDLEVAKNRLAFEIFKNALFYQKAVQKQKIVNNYIHLVKQSIDLYSKMLIVDSSYHLALMQSKIFLSDLKTTQEELIFSQTKAMHTLSYLTSQKITRIDPIQDIKIDKKTFPHIEKLQEKKRYKQLLAKRYLLDEKSDINLNVGYFQRANFDDYISIGISISLPLYGTEKLRSQEAKIEAMSIESKKQDVQIYVQEEIAALYEQLKTLQTQIALLQQRSLKEVDHSLDLVRSRISSGDMLYKYLDTLKSKFAIELKLIDFKIQKLLTKAKINYLNGAYK; encoded by the coding sequence ATGAAAAGACATTTCATAATAGCAGCGATTTTTGGTTCGCTGCTGCAAGCTCAAAACATCGAAACAATTGTCAAAATCGCTTTACAAAAAAACAACTCTTTACATGCCATTCAAAAACTATTGAAAAAAATGGATATTGAGTATAAGAAAGCAAAAAATTGGAAAAATCCGACTTTAAAGATATCTATAAATGATCTTCGTTTAGATAGGCCATTTTCACGAGATCTCGAGCCTATGCAAACGCAACAGATTAGCATCACACAAAAAATTCCAACATTTGGGAAAAAAGAGTTCGATGCAAAACTGGTCAAACAAAAAAAGCAAGTCATTTTTAAAGATCTTGAGGTTGCAAAAAATAGGCTTGCATTTGAGATTTTTAAAAATGCACTTTTTTATCAAAAAGCAGTCCAAAAGCAAAAAATAGTAAATAACTATATTCATCTTGTTAAACAAAGTATTGATCTATACAGCAAAATGCTGATTGTGGATAGCAGCTATCATTTGGCTTTGATGCAGAGCAAAATATTTTTATCTGATCTAAAAACCACGCAAGAAGAGCTTATTTTTTCACAAACAAAAGCCATGCACACACTCTCGTATCTTACTTCACAAAAAATTACTCGTATCGATCCAATTCAAGATATCAAAATAGATAAAAAAACTTTTCCACATATTGAAAAACTCCAAGAAAAAAAGCGCTATAAACAGCTTTTAGCAAAAAGATATCTTTTAGATGAAAAAAGTGATATAAACCTCAATGTAGGCTACTTTCAAAGAGCAAACTTTGATGATTATATCTCCATCGGTATTTCCATCTCTTTGCCGCTATATGGAACGGAAAAACTGCGATCTCAAGAAGCAAAAATTGAGGCGATGTCAATTGAGTCGAAAAAACAAGATGTGCAAATCTATGTGCAAGAGGAAATTGCCGCACTATATGAACAACTAAAAACCCTTCAAACACAAATTGCACTTTTGCAACAGAGATCTTTAAAAGAGGTTGACCACTCTTTAGATCTCGTTCGTTCTCGCATAAGCTCTGGAGATATGCTTTACAAATATCTTGATACGCTCAAAAGCAAATTTGCGATTGAACTAAAACTTATCGATTTTAAAATCCAAAAACTTCTAACAAAAGCAAAGATCAATTATTTAAATGGAGCTTATAAATGA
- a CDS encoding efflux RND transporter periplasmic adaptor subunit gives MRLLLMFLVPFLLCAERLSIEQLFNVKTTTVEKKDLFVQKTYPAIVKLDESKIVDIAPRFSGYIEKLYAKEPLQHIKRGDILALVYSPEVYNAKEEYKNSLKFGLDKRMTTASYLKLKLLNIPKDELKNPTKTLTITKILAPIDGFLLKKDVYLGSFFQKGKTIFRLASNTYYWIEAQIPNKDINFYKQSDSIIAQIRNEKLQVKKHKLLPLINSNSALAIVRLFVEAKGILAGEYAKVTIREHKKSILVIPKTAVIRKNGKWYAFRVGEYEGEYEPVVVQIKPLDNRYYQLISGLKEGETIADSAMFLLDSDAQINGLYND, from the coding sequence ATGAGACTATTACTTATGTTTCTTGTGCCTTTTTTGTTGTGTGCAGAAAGGCTGAGCATAGAGCAGCTTTTCAATGTTAAAACGACAACAGTTGAAAAAAAAGATCTTTTTGTGCAAAAAACCTATCCTGCCATAGTGAAACTCGATGAGAGCAAAATCGTCGATATCGCTCCACGATTTTCTGGATATATAGAAAAGCTGTATGCAAAAGAACCATTGCAACATATCAAAAGAGGCGATATTTTAGCACTTGTCTATAGCCCTGAAGTCTATAACGCAAAAGAGGAGTACAAAAACTCTTTGAAATTTGGTCTTGACAAGAGAATGACAACAGCTTCTTATCTAAAACTAAAACTTCTAAATATTCCAAAAGATGAACTCAAAAATCCTACAAAAACTTTAACTATTACAAAAATATTAGCGCCTATTGATGGATTTTTGCTCAAAAAAGATGTTTACCTGGGAAGTTTCTTTCAAAAAGGAAAAACAATTTTTCGTCTCGCATCAAATACTTATTATTGGATAGAGGCTCAAATTCCAAATAAAGATATCAATTTTTATAAACAATCTGACTCGATAATTGCCCAAATACGAAATGAAAAGTTACAAGTAAAAAAACATAAACTACTTCCTCTCATAAATTCAAACAGTGCTCTTGCAATAGTGCGTCTTTTTGTTGAGGCAAAAGGTATTCTTGCAGGAGAATATGCCAAAGTTACCATAAGAGAGCATAAAAAATCGATTCTCGTTATACCAAAAACGGCCGTTATTCGCAAAAATGGCAAATGGTACGCCTTTAGAGTTGGCGAATATGAAGGGGAATATGAACCGGTTGTCGTTCAAATAAAGCCACTTGATAACAGATACTATCAACTTATCTCTGGGCTTAAAGAAGGTGAGACGATTGCCGATAGCGCAATGTTCTTGCTTGATAGCGATGCCCAGATAAATGGACTCTACAATGATTGA
- a CDS encoding efflux RND transporter permease subunit yields MIEKIIELSAKNRFLILLFALIFAGASYWAIKKTPLDAIPDLTPPQVIIQVKFPGQSPKIIEDQVTYPLTSSFLAISDIDTVRGFSTYENALIYIIFKDGTNLYDARTRVLEELSKVAPTLPKNAEVSLGPDASGVGWVYEYALVSNTKDLAQLRTYQDYTLKYALLGIDGVSEVAGVGGFIPNYQVTIDNHKLIEYGISVKDIVKTLELNNNDVGGGITIQNGYEWMIQARGYIKSLQEIEELSIKTKRKIPLKIKDIARVEWTAMPRRGLADLNGQGEVVGGIVIAKYGANVYATIKKVKEKLSQLQTKDIKIIPTYDRSKLIEDAVSTLKDTLIEESIIVLVVIGFFLFHFRSTLIVLIVLPLTIGLTFLLMKIFGIGSNIMSLGGIAIAIGAMVDASIVMIENAHKKLDSIKDKNSLTPSKRVSLIIESCQQVGRPIFFALALVVVSFLPIFAMQGQEGKLFTPLAFTKTFAMSVGAILAITIVPALMIWFIKDVPDEKRNPINRFFIWLYHPFIVIGLKLRYILIPLSVALLLFSYPLYKKLKWEFMPPLNEGVLMYMPVTPYGISIDQAKMLTQMTDKVIASFDEVETVFGKAGRADTATDPAPISMIETIITLKNEKIDMKKLLQELDEAVQVPGLVNSWTYPIRGRIDMLLSGIRTPLGIKLYGDDIKKLQILAKKIETKLAALEQTESVFADRSDTGYYIDIDTDPKKLALYGLKRSDVLDFVSFAIGGKKITTKLKNIERYPISIQLEEEQRNSLESIKELRIKTKYGYIPLKEIANVHYEQSASVLKSEKAKPVTYIYITPMQGVSASEYKKVAQNALQSLTLPKGYFYEWAGSSEYLQSAMNTFKWIVPSVLLIILILIYFALGEIVPTLFVFLSLPFAFLGGLLYIDYLGFNMSVAVVVGFLALLGIAAETAIVMIIYLKESVEKYEKLDKKLLVEAIYEGAVQRVRPKLMTVFAILAGLLPIMYTNKTGSEVMQRIAAPMIGGVATSAVLSLIIIPLLYMIYIQISKKIR; encoded by the coding sequence ATGATTGAAAAAATTATAGAATTGAGCGCAAAAAATAGATTCTTGATTCTTTTATTTGCCCTCATTTTTGCAGGAGCATCCTATTGGGCCATAAAGAAAACACCTCTTGATGCTATACCTGATCTAACCCCACCTCAAGTCATCATACAGGTCAAATTTCCTGGACAAAGCCCAAAAATCATAGAAGATCAAGTTACCTATCCCCTTACAAGCTCTTTTTTGGCAATATCTGATATCGATACGGTTCGAGGCTTCTCAACTTACGAAAATGCGCTGATTTACATCATCTTTAAAGATGGAACCAATCTTTATGATGCAAGAACGAGAGTGTTAGAGGAACTGAGCAAAGTTGCACCTACCCTTCCCAAAAATGCAGAGGTAAGCCTTGGGCCAGATGCAAGTGGTGTTGGATGGGTGTATGAGTATGCACTGGTTAGCAATACAAAAGATTTGGCCCAGCTTCGCACATACCAAGATTATACTCTCAAATATGCACTCTTAGGTATTGATGGTGTAAGTGAAGTTGCCGGCGTTGGCGGATTTATTCCAAATTATCAAGTGACAATCGATAATCACAAACTCATAGAATATGGAATTTCAGTCAAAGATATAGTTAAAACGCTAGAACTTAACAACAACGATGTTGGCGGCGGTATAACGATACAAAACGGGTATGAATGGATGATTCAAGCACGTGGCTACATCAAATCCTTGCAAGAAATTGAAGAGCTATCCATTAAAACGAAACGAAAGATTCCACTGAAAATCAAAGATATAGCAAGAGTCGAATGGACTGCCATGCCAAGACGAGGTCTAGCAGATCTGAACGGTCAAGGAGAAGTGGTTGGAGGAATCGTTATTGCAAAATATGGTGCAAATGTCTATGCAACCATCAAAAAAGTAAAAGAAAAACTTTCACAACTCCAAACCAAAGATATCAAAATTATCCCTACATACGATCGAAGCAAACTCATAGAAGATGCTGTAAGCACACTTAAAGATACACTCATTGAAGAGAGTATCATCGTTCTTGTCGTAATCGGTTTTTTTCTTTTTCATTTTAGAAGCACATTGATCGTATTGATCGTTTTGCCATTGACTATCGGTCTAACGTTTTTGCTTATGAAAATTTTTGGCATTGGCTCCAATATCATGAGCCTTGGGGGTATCGCTATCGCTATTGGGGCTATGGTGGATGCGAGTATTGTCATGATAGAGAATGCCCACAAAAAACTGGATAGCATTAAAGATAAAAACTCCTTGACGCCAAGCAAGAGAGTTTCGCTCATCATTGAATCGTGTCAACAAGTCGGTCGTCCAATCTTTTTCGCCTTAGCCCTTGTCGTCGTTTCCTTTCTACCGATTTTTGCTATGCAAGGACAAGAGGGAAAGCTTTTTACGCCACTTGCCTTTACAAAAACCTTTGCTATGAGTGTAGGAGCAATCTTGGCTATTACGATAGTGCCGGCTCTTATGATCTGGTTTATTAAAGATGTCCCAGATGAAAAGAGAAATCCAATCAATAGATTTTTTATCTGGCTCTATCATCCATTTATCGTTATTGGATTGAAACTTCGCTACATTCTTATCCCCCTTTCAGTAGCTTTGCTTCTTTTTTCCTATCCGCTTTACAAAAAGCTCAAATGGGAGTTTATGCCACCACTCAATGAGGGCGTTTTGATGTATATGCCGGTTACTCCCTATGGCATTAGCATCGATCAAGCAAAGATGCTTACACAAATGACAGACAAAGTGATAGCCAGTTTTGATGAAGTAGAGACTGTCTTTGGAAAAGCGGGACGTGCCGATACTGCAACCGATCCGGCTCCAATTTCCATGATAGAGACAATCATAACGCTAAAGAATGAAAAAATTGATATGAAAAAGCTGTTGCAAGAACTCGATGAGGCAGTGCAAGTTCCGGGACTAGTCAACTCTTGGACATACCCTATTCGGGGCCGCATCGACATGCTTTTAAGTGGTATCAGAACACCCCTTGGCATCAAACTCTATGGAGATGATATAAAAAAGCTGCAAATATTAGCCAAAAAAATTGAAACGAAACTTGCCGCTTTAGAACAAACAGAGTCTGTTTTTGCCGATAGAAGCGATACGGGATACTACATCGATATCGATACAGATCCCAAAAAACTTGCTTTATACGGATTAAAACGATCGGATGTATTGGATTTTGTAAGCTTCGCAATAGGTGGAAAAAAAATTACAACAAAACTAAAAAACATTGAACGATACCCTATTTCGATCCAGCTTGAAGAGGAGCAAAGAAACAGTCTTGAATCGATCAAAGAGCTTCGTATTAAAACAAAATATGGCTATATTCCTCTAAAAGAGATAGCCAATGTCCATTATGAACAAAGTGCTTCTGTACTTAAAAGTGAAAAAGCAAAACCGGTCACCTACATCTATATCACTCCAATGCAAGGAGTGAGTGCATCAGAGTATAAAAAAGTTGCACAAAACGCCTTGCAAAGTTTGACTCTTCCAAAAGGATACTTCTATGAGTGGGCCGGTAGCAGTGAATATCTACAAAGTGCCATGAATACGTTCAAATGGATCGTTCCATCGGTGCTTCTCATTATTTTGATACTCATCTATTTTGCTCTTGGTGAAATTGTACCAACGCTATTTGTCTTCTTATCTTTACCTTTTGCTTTTTTGGGAGGACTTCTTTATATCGATTACTTGGGTTTTAATATGAGTGTTGCAGTGGTTGTCGGATTTTTGGCACTGCTTGGAATTGCGGCTGAGACTGCGATCGTTATGATCATCTATCTCAAAGAGAGCGTGGAAAAATATGAGAAACTGGATAAAAAACTACTCGTTGAAGCGATATATGAAGGCGCTGTTCAAAGAGTTCGTCCTAAACTGATGACCGTTTTTGCAATTTTAGCTGGTCTGCTTCCCATTATGTACACAAACAAAACAGGCAGTGAAGTGATGCAACGAATTGCTGCACCAATGATCGGTGGAGTTGCTACATCTGCCGTTTTGAGTCTAATCATTATCCCGCTTTTATATATGATCTACATCCAAATTTCAAAAAAAATTCGCTAA
- a CDS encoding SHOCT domain-containing protein has product MHWIQGHFMGFGWICIVILFAIVFYFAKRNSDKKDAKSILDERFAKGEISKEEYEEVLKTLKDH; this is encoded by the coding sequence ATGCATTGGATACAAGGTCATTTCATGGGATTTGGATGGATTTGTATTGTGATACTCTTTGCTATCGTTTTTTATTTTGCCAAGAGAAACTCTGACAAGAAAGATGCAAAATCGATTCTTGATGAGCGGTTTGCAAAAGGAGAAATCAGCAAAGAGGAGTATGAAGAGGTACTGAAAACTTTAAAGGATCACTGA